GGGCGGCCGAGGCGCAGATGGCGGTGGTGTACAGCCCGCCCATCAGCCCCAGCCGGTGCGGGAAGTCGCGCTTCACCAGCCCAGGCAGCAGCACGTTGCAGAGGGCAATGGCGGCGCCGCAGGCCGCTGTTCCGACAAGGAGCGCGGGCAGGTGGCCGGCACCGGGAAGGTCGACCGGGCGGAGCAGCAGCCCCGCGGCAAGGACAGCCATGGCTCCGAGCAGCACGCGTTCGGCGCCGAAACGCCGGGCGAGGATCGGCGCCAGCGGAGCGAAAACGCCCAGCAGGGTGACCGGCACGGTGGTGAGGACCACCACCGCCCAGCCCGGCAGCCCGGCGTCGGACCGTAGTTCCGGCAGCACCGCGGCGAAACTGGAGAATACCGTGCGAAGGTTCAGCCCGATCAGCACCAGGCACACGCCGAGGTAGACCAGCGCGCGCGGGCCGCTGATGCGGGTGGGTTCGGCGGCAGGCACCTCATCGATTTCAGCGTCCACCAGCGTGCCGGAAGTATCGTTCCGGACGCGGCCGGGGGCCTTGGCTTTCGCGGCGGTGGTTGTGGCTTCGTTGCTGGCTTGGTTCCTGGCTTCGGTCACCGGCCCATTCTCGCAGGAGTTATCCACATAGCGACGATTCCCAGCTGCGGCCTGGGCATCGCAGCCGTCAGGGGTTCCGCGCCCCGATCGAACAGCTGGACGGCCGCCGCCTCAAGCCTGTGGATCTCCGGACTGCAGGTCGCCGCCGGGCTGGCTCTCGTGCTCCGGAACGGGGATCTCATGATTTTGTTCTGACCGCGCACAATCCCGTACGTGCTGGCTTCGGGCCAGCGGCCGTCGGCCCGGTTCCGCCTGACGATGTCCACTATTCTGGAAAGGATGAGTGAATCCCCAGAAACCCCTGAACCGACGAACGCCCAAACGCCGGAGGCCGCACCGGCTTCAGCCCAGGAATCAGCCCCGGAACCGTCCCAGGCGGCCCGTCCGGTAACCCCTGGGAGCCAGGCTTCGTTCGGCACATACGGCGGGCGGCCGGTCAGTTTCGTGCGCCGCGGCACCCGCCTGCAGGGACGCCGGCAGCTGGCCTGGGAGGAGCATTCGGACCGCTGGGCAGTGGACGTTCCGCGGCACATCGCCAACACCTCCGTACACCCGGACTACGTGTTCGACGCCGAGTCGGAGTTTGGCCGCAAGGCGCCCCTAATCGTGGAGATCGGCTCGGGACTGGGCGATGCTGTCTGCCATGCGGCCGAAGAGAACCCAGGCTGGGACTTCCTTGCCGTGGAGGTCTACACGCCGGGCCTTGCCAACACCATGATCAAGATCAACAGCCGCAAGCTCAGCAACGTCCGGGTGGTCGAAGCCAACGCCCCGGAGGTGCTTGCCACCATGCTGCCCGCGGGCTCCGTCAGCGAGGTCTGGGTCTTCTTCCCCGACCCCTGGCACAAGTCCCGCCACCACAAGCGCCGTCTGATCCAGCCTGAGTTCGCCGCCCTCGTCGCGACAGCTCTGCAGCCGGGCGGCCTGTTCCGGGTGGCCACGGACTGGTCCAACTACGCCGTGCATGTCCGCGATGTCATGGACGGCTCCGCCGACTTCGTGAACCTGCACGACGGCGAGCGTAAGGGACCCGAAAGCCCCCTCACCCAGGTGTGGCAGTCCGGCGTCGAGTCCCTGGTGGGCGGCGCGCCCGTGAAGGAGGGCCGCGCGCCGGTCAGCACTGAACATACCGGCCCGAACGAGGGCGTGGATGAAACCGGCGGCTGGGCACCGCGGTTCGAGGGGCGCATCCGGACCAGCTTCGAAAACAAGGCCCACGAAGCCGGCCGCCTCATCTTCGATCTTTGCTACCGGCGGCTGTAGGCGGGTGTCAGTTCACGCTGATGGCGCCGACCACTTCTTTGAGCAGGCCGATCCGCGGCTCCAGTTGGGGGTCAACGTACGGCCAAATGACCACAACGCCGATGAAGCGGCCCTTTTCCCATACCCCCACCGTGGCGGCCGCTTTTGCGTCGCCCCGCGCATCGTCATAACCGACCACGACCGCGTACGCGGCTTTGCCGGGAAGGTTCAGTTCACCCTCGGTCAGCAGGCTCCCGCCGCGCTCCTCCAGATAGTGGCCTGACATCAGGTGGGCCCAGCCGTTGGCCTGGGCCGGGCCGTCCACGGAGTTGTCATCCTTGATGACCGTGACCAGGATGTCCCCCAGCAGCCCGTACTGCTCGGTGCCGGGACCGGCGCTGGAATCGTCCAGCACCAGGGTGTGCTCGGGGAAGTCCGCCGTGAAACCAAGCGGGGATTCGATGTGAACTGTCATGGCTGGTGGTTGCTCCTTCAGCGAGGTTCAAGCAGCGGGGGTTCAAGTTGTGGGTTTTCAAGTTCTGCGGACCGGCACGTGGACTACATCCGGGACAGCTTCGTGTCGTTGGGGACCTTCTGGTACGTGCTGACGTTGGTGCTGACCTGGTTCTCCGTGCTCACCTTGACTTCACCGGCCTTGATGTCGAAGCCGGCCTCGTTGGAGGCTGTCACTACACTGTTCACCTGCACGGTGGCCGAGCCCGCTTCGTACAGTGTGGCGGCGTCCTGGGCGGCCGCGGCATTGTTCCCGAGCGCCACGTTCCGCATGTAGCTGTCGATCACGGCGCTGTTCTCCGGGGTGTAGTCGATATCGATCTTCACGGTCCCCTGGGTGCCGGCCGTGACGCTGGACTCGATATTGCCCGCCTTGACGTCCAGGCCTTCCTTGACGCCCTGCGCCACGGTTCCTTCCATGGACAGCGACACCGAGCTGACGTTGTTCTCCTTGTCCATATTCAGTTCCAGGCCGCCCTTGCCCGAAGCCTCGAACGTCCGCCCGTCCAGATCCAGGTTGCCTTCGGCGGAAACCTCCACGCTGGCCTTCGAGGTCCCGTCAGTCAGGTTCTTCTCGTAGGCCAGGTCCAGTTTGGCGGAGCCCGCGGCATCCGTGGACTTGGCCCCCGCCTCGAGCGAGAGCGATCCCTTGGCCTTGTCCTCGTGGCCGCTGGAACCGTTGTCCTTGGCGGCCCCGTCCAAGGTGTCCAGGATGTAGTCCGGCGGATTGCCGGCCACGTCCTTGATGTCACCAACACTGTCCGGCGGAAGGTCCTCGTACATCTGGTTCCGGGCCGCCATGGCCTCTTCGATGCTGTCGAACGTGTACTCGCGGGCCACTTCGCCGGTGAGGGTGGCCCCAGCGGAGCCCGTGGCGTCATTAACGCCCAGGCCCATGTTTCCATACACCTTCACCGTGGCTGAACCGTCCGCGTTTTCCACCA
This genomic window from Arthrobacter sp. 24S4-2 contains:
- the trmB gene encoding tRNA (guanosine(46)-N7)-methyltransferase TrmB — translated: MSESPETPEPTNAQTPEAAPASAQESAPEPSQAARPVTPGSQASFGTYGGRPVSFVRRGTRLQGRRQLAWEEHSDRWAVDVPRHIANTSVHPDYVFDAESEFGRKAPLIVEIGSGLGDAVCHAAEENPGWDFLAVEVYTPGLANTMIKINSRKLSNVRVVEANAPEVLATMLPAGSVSEVWVFFPDPWHKSRHHKRRLIQPEFAALVATALQPGGLFRVATDWSNYAVHVRDVMDGSADFVNLHDGERKGPESPLTQVWQSGVESLVGGAPVKEGRAPVSTEHTGPNEGVDETGGWAPRFEGRIRTSFENKAHEAGRLIFDLCYRRL
- a CDS encoding WXG100 family type VII secretion target, which encodes MTFYGADVNQLRELAKAADKAASLLSTRASSLQSQILAAPWKGGDGERFRQEWTSSHRPSIERVVASLRRNSKVLLQHAAEQEKSSAAGTGSTAAGAGGLAGTFEQLKNWTQEKLEEAREAAEHRADLQDQLDRMSGAGPEEQAKWWDSLSAQDKKYLIEGEGPDGPLAKDLMAMDGGIPESAQDLAREHLLELAKEDIPVYTETGRASIEARVLWVHGGAEVGTEVVENADGSATVKVYGNMGLGVNDATGSAGATLTGEVAREYTFDSIEEAMAARNQMYEDLPPDSVGDIKDVAGNPPDYILDTLDGAAKDNGSSGHEDKAKGSLSLEAGAKSTDAAGSAKLDLAYEKNLTDGTSKASVEVSAEGNLDLDGRTFEASGKGGLELNMDKENNVSSVSLSMEGTVAQGVKEGLDVKAGNIESSVTAGTQGTVKIDIDYTPENSAVIDSYMRNVALGNNAAAAQDAATLYEAGSATVQVNSVVTASNEAGFDIKAGEVKVSTENQVSTNVSTYQKVPNDTKLSRM